One window of the Candidatus Microbacterium colombiense genome contains the following:
- a CDS encoding DUF6421 family protein produces the protein MQYAVIFDRIFRFAITGSRVATTTALGGQLLFAWLHQRGVLHWTDTALAFDWDAVPDAVVALGDAIDDLYWRSIDRPKVAHWLAAYELVRGRSPRTPRRSGPRAVRTRSSPGSPKGYTDAVLDDEFPLSMFFESARQEDGPSSSRPPASAAPTTDTTSALARF, from the coding sequence GTGCAGTACGCGGTGATCTTCGACCGCATCTTCCGCTTCGCGATCACCGGCAGCCGCGTCGCAACTACGACGGCGCTCGGCGGCCAGCTGCTGTTCGCGTGGCTGCACCAGCGCGGCGTGCTGCACTGGACCGACACCGCGCTCGCCTTCGACTGGGACGCCGTGCCCGACGCGGTCGTCGCCCTCGGCGACGCGATCGACGACCTGTACTGGCGCTCGATCGACCGCCCGAAGGTCGCGCACTGGCTCGCCGCCTACGAGCTCGTGCGCGGACGCTCACCCCGCACCCCGCGTCGCAGTGGGCCGCGGGCTGTCCGGACGAGATCCTCGCCGGGCTCGCCGAAGGGCTACACCGACGCCGTGCTGGACGACGAGTTCCCGCTGTCGATGTTCTTCGAGAGCGCTCGACAAGAAGATGGCCCGTCATCGAGTCGACCGCCGGCATCCGCGGCACCGACGACTGACACGACCTCCGCGCTCGCGCGGTTCTGA